Proteins encoded by one window of Porphyromonas vaginalis:
- a CDS encoding Ig-like domain-containing protein — translation MSRTTLLSLLIGIALFALTSCDDDPVSGGQLTKLSFASETITVAEGQTYQLEVLQEPKELKVDFVYSNDNPEIATVNAKGLVRAIHEGTTKITVHGGGMQASVLVTVEKAKINTEQELPMLAFNPKYDMARNLIDEEVLQYEHALGRVARNICYSEGLYYLGFVNKALPTIPGVIYGIQSAKEYFILAYGKETVEQCDRTKEMFHKLGFVPFTEEKEVAGDGAEKIILKSHKEDDPDVTVFMYNEVNEDLGTKMYIQINQKRYPEFKTEHPVVETAKDFPTLDFFKGADNDALQAFEDKLGFRKFNGEQSSDDNRSYDTTPEQIAKTNLQWVFYIRKSSSQGDLQYINCQVFAIPNELEIRSEAVKNWLAANGFTDYKGYVAEHKGVEAFNANGDQCFIYAQPTDYDGTFCWMQIVDATHALKTATARKAFRESVSQDIRKILNQRILTKQKGLYQTFQSVLETQR, via the coding sequence ATGTCACGTACTACTTTACTATCCCTGCTAATAGGCATTGCCCTATTTGCCCTGACCTCTTGTGACGACGACCCAGTCTCAGGAGGGCAGCTCACGAAGCTTTCCTTTGCCTCAGAGACTATCACTGTGGCTGAGGGACAGACTTACCAGCTAGAGGTGCTACAAGAGCCTAAAGAGCTCAAGGTAGACTTCGTCTACTCAAACGATAACCCCGAGATCGCCACTGTCAATGCAAAGGGACTCGTGCGAGCTATCCATGAGGGCACGACCAAGATAACGGTACACGGAGGAGGTATGCAGGCCTCTGTGCTCGTTACCGTAGAAAAAGCAAAGATCAATACAGAGCAGGAGCTACCGATGTTGGCATTTAATCCCAAATACGATATGGCTCGCAATCTGATTGATGAGGAGGTCTTGCAATACGAGCACGCTCTGGGTCGTGTCGCACGCAACATCTGCTACTCTGAGGGCCTCTACTATCTAGGGTTTGTCAATAAGGCTCTACCTACGATCCCTGGCGTCATCTATGGTATCCAGTCTGCTAAGGAGTACTTCATCCTAGCCTATGGCAAGGAGACGGTGGAGCAGTGTGATCGTACGAAGGAGATGTTTCACAAGCTGGGCTTTGTACCCTTTACAGAGGAAAAAGAGGTCGCTGGTGATGGAGCTGAGAAGATTATCCTCAAGAGCCACAAGGAGGACGATCCTGATGTGACAGTCTTTATGTACAATGAGGTCAACGAGGATCTAGGTACCAAGATGTACATCCAGATCAACCAAAAGAGATACCCAGAGTTCAAGACTGAGCACCCGGTCGTCGAGACGGCTAAGGACTTCCCGACGCTAGACTTCTTCAAGGGGGCAGACAATGATGCGCTGCAGGCCTTTGAGGACAAGCTTGGATTCCGTAAGTTCAACGGGGAGCAGTCTTCTGACGACAACCGTAGCTACGACACGACTCCCGAGCAGATAGCTAAGACCAACCTACAGTGGGTCTTCTACATCCGCAAATCCAGTTCGCAGGGCGACCTACAGTACATCAACTGTCAGGTTTTTGCTATCCCCAACGAGCTAGAGATCCGCTCCGAGGCGGTCAAGAACTGGCTTGCAGCCAACGGCTTCACCGACTACAAGGGATATGTGGCAGAGCATAAGGGCGTTGAGGCCTTTAATGCTAATGGCGATCAGTGCTTCATCTATGCTCAGCCGACAGACTATGATGGGACTTTCTGCTGGATGCAGATCGTAGATGCTACCCATGCTTTAAAGACGGCTACTGCTCGCAAGGCTTTCAGAGAGTCTGTCTCACAGGATATCCGCAAGATCTTGAATCAGCGCATACTGACCAAGCAGAAGGGACTCTATCAGACCTTCCAATCAGTCCTAGAAACTCAGCGATAG
- a CDS encoding NAD(+) synthase — protein sequence MNYGYVKVAAAVPYVRVADCYYNTSRIKEMIFQAEELGVEILTTPELSITGYTCGDLFHQSFLLDQAQKALCQLVEETAETDVMVIVGMPVKVEEKLFNGAVAFQHGKILGAIPKTYLPNYREFQEKRWFSPSDSLQYKTVQMGPHTVPIGRNIIFKCGQVGIGIEICEDMWTPFTPGTRLSLYGAHIIFNLSASNENAGKHDYLRSLISGATSQSICGYVYASSGYGESSTDLVYTGKAFIAEVGKIVKEMRRFEYKERMIVSDIDVSRIHGERLINSSFKSAVNHFTDEEELESIPFTLRSEEESQPMDRVIERNPFMPEGANPEERCHEMFQIQVCGLIQRLKHMRAEHAVIGISGGLDSALALLVTAEAFDLLGLDRKQIIAVTMPGFGTSERTYRNGYTMMQELGVTIREIDIKEATEQHLSAIDYKGNREDATFENAQARERTQILMDLANMYHAPVIGTGDLSEIALGWCTFNGDHMSMYAVNSGITKTSVQLIVGWYATHKAGDTPLATTLHDIVATPISPELLPIKDTKAGSEQQTQNLVGPYELHDFFIYHFLLDGFEPKKIFYLAKVAFEGAYTPQEIKHWMGVFFKRFFSQQFKRNAMPDGPKVQSVSLSSRGEWRMPSDAVSSMWLQEVESLEV from the coding sequence ATGAACTATGGATATGTCAAGGTAGCGGCCGCTGTGCCCTACGTCAGAGTGGCTGACTGCTACTACAATACAAGCCGCATCAAGGAGATGATCTTCCAAGCGGAGGAGCTGGGCGTAGAGATACTTACGACGCCCGAGCTCTCTATCACGGGGTATACCTGTGGGGATCTCTTTCACCAGTCGTTCCTCCTAGATCAAGCTCAGAAGGCTCTATGCCAGCTAGTCGAGGAGACGGCCGAGACTGACGTGATGGTCATCGTCGGGATGCCGGTCAAGGTGGAGGAGAAGCTCTTCAATGGAGCGGTCGCCTTCCAGCATGGTAAGATCCTCGGAGCGATTCCTAAGACTTATCTACCAAACTATCGAGAGTTTCAAGAGAAGCGCTGGTTCTCTCCCAGTGATTCGCTACAATATAAGACGGTCCAGATGGGTCCCCACACGGTACCCATCGGGCGCAACATCATCTTCAAGTGTGGACAGGTGGGCATCGGTATCGAGATCTGTGAGGATATGTGGACGCCCTTTACGCCTGGCACACGCCTCAGCCTCTATGGAGCACATATCATCTTCAACCTCTCTGCGAGCAATGAGAATGCGGGCAAGCATGACTACCTCCGCTCGCTGATCAGTGGTGCCACGTCGCAGTCTATCTGTGGATACGTCTACGCCTCTAGTGGCTATGGCGAGAGCTCTACCGATCTAGTCTATACGGGCAAGGCGTTTATCGCTGAGGTGGGCAAGATCGTTAAGGAGATGCGTCGCTTTGAGTACAAGGAGCGTATGATCGTGAGCGACATCGACGTGTCTCGTATCCACGGCGAGCGACTGATCAATAGTAGCTTCAAGAGTGCGGTGAATCACTTTACCGATGAGGAGGAGCTGGAGAGTATCCCCTTCACGCTACGCTCTGAGGAGGAGTCACAGCCTATGGATCGCGTCATCGAGCGCAATCCCTTTATGCCTGAGGGGGCAAACCCTGAGGAGCGTTGTCACGAGATGTTTCAGATACAGGTGTGTGGCCTCATACAGCGTCTCAAGCACATGCGTGCGGAGCATGCGGTGATCGGTATCTCGGGCGGACTAGACTCGGCACTAGCTCTACTGGTGACGGCAGAGGCTTTTGACCTCTTGGGCTTGGATCGCAAGCAGATCATTGCAGTGACAATGCCCGGCTTTGGCACCTCTGAGCGCACCTATCGCAACGGTTACACGATGATGCAGGAGCTAGGTGTGACAATCCGTGAGATCGATATCAAGGAGGCGACGGAGCAGCATCTCTCGGCCATCGACTATAAGGGTAATCGGGAGGATGCGACCTTTGAGAATGCTCAGGCACGTGAGCGGACGCAGATATTGATGGATCTGGCCAATATGTACCACGCGCCCGTCATCGGGACGGGAGATCTGTCTGAGATTGCCTTGGGGTGGTGTACATTCAACGGGGACCACATGTCTATGTATGCGGTGAATAGTGGTATCACGAAGACGAGCGTACAGCTGATCGTCGGGTGGTATGCTACGCACAAGGCTGGTGACACGCCACTGGCCACGACGCTACACGACATCGTCGCTACGCCGATTAGCCCAGAGCTACTACCGATCAAGGACACGAAGGCTGGCAGTGAGCAGCAGACGCAGAATCTCGTGGGGCCGTATGAACTACACGACTTCTTTATCTATCACTTCCTACTTGATGGCTTCGAGCCGAAGAAGATCTTTTACCTGGCTAAGGTTGCTTTCGAGGGAGCTTACACACCCCAAGAGATCAAGCACTGGATGGGCGTCTTCTTCAAGCGATTCTTCTCTCAGCAGTTCAAGCGCAATGCGATGCCCGATGGCCCTAAGGTGCAGAGCGTCTCGCTCTCCTCACGTGGCGAGTGGCGCATGCCGAGCGATGCGGTGAGCAGTATGTGGCTCCAGGAGGTGGAGAGCCTAGAAGTATAG